The following is a genomic window from Drosophila busckii strain San Diego stock center, stock number 13000-0081.31 chromosome 2L, ASM1175060v1, whole genome shotgun sequence.
gaagtcaaaaaataaaagcgaaatcGACTAAGTTGTTGGTCATGTAAATTTTCTACTTGACATTTACTATAAACGCCATAAAAACCTAAACTAATGTCATTTAACGACGTCGATGTCGCCGTCTCAACGtttgttaaaagttttgccaagCGCACAGgtacaacagcaaaaaaaaagacaaaacttttttttaatggaaGTGAAAGTTTTTTGCGCGTCGACAGCGtctaaagtttaaatatacaaacacacacacacacacacacacagacgtcACAGCACAACACAAGTCTAGGCTAGATAGCaccatttattttatatatatacatatagttttTATATGTGAAGCGGCTAGCGCCAGCGTgccaaatgtttaaaaatgaaaacaaaatatacataaagactacaataaaatgcacattaaCAAATATGCGTAGCAGCTGCTGGAAAgtgtttgccaaaaaaaaaagaaaagaaaaagttagatacaattttatttcgttCGAAATTTCATTGAAATAACAATGAGCAGCgcatatgaattatttaataaatttttagcatacTTTAGTTTCTCGAGCGTGTGTCGAGTGTCTTGGAATTTGAGATAAACAAACTTGTTAGtggatataaaataaaagttgtggCTACTTGATGAGCCGATAAATTGGCGAAAgaattgttatttaatgcagacacatttatattataaatagaaCACGAGTAGTATTTATCAAAAGAATTtctagcatttttatttgtttttttttttaaatttatttatatagctacttttgccttttttgtgTGGCATTTGGCTAGACtatgtttagttttagttttcaaaGCAGTCAATGGAGTTGGAATGCGAAATttctcatttttattttagaatgaattttttttagaatgaaaatatcatataaaaattctttaaagcatattaaagatttttttttttagcatattttatcttattcctttttttttacaaattcttATCATTTGTAAGTCGATTATGACATATGATATAGTGAAGTTTACCTATTTCTATGATTCATATGTAAATCCATAGATAAAATGCTGCTGGCTTTATCAAATGCTTTGCAGATTGTCTGTGACACATTTGAATGAGTCAGGCAAACTAGAAAAACATTTGCACACAGGCTACTACACAGGAGAAATGAATATATGCaaagatttttataaatgagcTCATAGTACAACTCTCTGTAATATAAATGGCAAAGACATTCGATTGAATCGTGATACGTCTGGGTCGCTGggcaataaaatgaattattcaATTTGTCAGGGCCTATATATAGATTGGATTTCAATCTTTAGAGCTTATCAAGCAgtgctttgatttataaaaatatgtgcattccatatatatttaaatgcctgCAAGCGCACTCgcagtaattatttattattaattattttaaacatttttttagctGCCATCAAATATGACAAACGtcgtcggcgtcgtcgtcgtcatcttCTTCAACAAGTTGTTGGGTTTTTGTTTcaacaaattgataaacaacaataacaaacagcagcagcaaaagctgtcGACTTGtcagtttcaattaaaatcaattgagCTCAATTATTTGGATACGCAGATGAAATAAAAAACCCGCGCGGCTGCCATAAGTTTCTGTTTtcagctatttatatatatgtgtgtgtgtgtgtgtgtgtgctttaagtgtgtgtgggttttttGGTATGTGGCCCTCAACTTAGTAATAAGAATAAATAGGCGTGGCTAGcaagaatttatatttgcacgTTTGTTGTAAACATGagatgcaaaaaaaatatcttgACGCGAAACTTGCGGCACAGgtgtaaacaacaataataataacagcaacaacaacaacaacaacaatgctggtTACAAACATGGCAACAAGACAAAAGTGCAAAAGCTACAGCGAAAAAAACTCGTTGAGTGAAAAGAGCAGTTGCTTCTTGTACTATACCCTGTATGTAGAGCATGTAACTAACTCCAAAGGGTTGAGTGCAATAatatgattattttttattttaaaatttgtagctgtGACTTGGCTACGCTTATATAACAAAGTTATTTAGTTTgcgagttttatttaatatagtttCTATAGCATGTAGCTTAGAAATTAGAATtctcaaacaatttttaagcagtaatattattataaaaataaaaacaattttcagcaatttgcaaacattaaaaaatgttgatcTTATATGAATGTgggtttttaaaattttcataatcCTTGCAACATGCCTTGAGCTTCCAAAgatattcaatatataaacatatataaatttttttaattaattgtaataataaattcatattttaattcatttacgtaatcattttcttttactgttgacttttcatatttgttattaaataaatatttctgtctcttcaatttgcatatttcaaaaCAAAGGGTATGTCTTAGCTCTGTCAACAGCTGTGCAACACTTTTACTTGTTTTGACTGCAGTTTTTTGtgtctctcttgctctttattttgttttattatttacaacaacatTGTGGTTGTCTGTTTAATAAGCCACAAGAAAAACAGATGTTGTTCCAAGTCACATCAGCTAACCAGTTGGTCAGTGCTGTTGTGGCTTGCAGCAAAAAGggttaagaaataaataaatatataattataataacaacagccagccagccagcaagcaaGCTGGGCACGTTGCTCTCGACCATGGTTATGCACCAAGCTTGTATGTAGGTGTAATAGCCGTAGGTGTGTATGTGTCCATGTGCATTAGTATTAGTGTTGTtgtcttattttgttttttgtttgagcGGATGTTTGAGTTGAGTGCACAGCTACCGAGGCGCAACGAATTTAATCGAACTATGCGCACACGTTATGGCTACAAAAACACGAGCCATTTTCAAATGCAACTACAGTAAAATATCGTTAAGTGGACAACGtgaaaaaattagtttataagtttaagaatttaaaaaataatttaggtCTGTTTGGTTGTAAGATATTATTCAAAAAGTTCAATAATAATGTTGAAAAGTTCAAGAACTTTAAAGCTAATTTAggtctgttttatttatagccattatttattattagttttaaaataaatatttattaaaaatgaataaatttgaatataatgtTGAGGAAtctaattgaaaattacatTCCTTATTTCatataagttttaaaatataaaaagcatttttggtttatttcatttgaagccattatatattaatttagaaataaaatttaattctaaaataaatattttggaaatgcctattttttttaatgataatGTTTACTAAtccaattacaaatttaatttattttatagtatttatattacaattgTATTAGATATAACCAaactattataattttttaaatattttaactactATTAActctgtttttctttttgggctATTCCTTAGCTATTTACTTCCTCAAGCTTTCACTGTGCCTACgaaatttttaactattacCAACTCTTGctctgcatataaaaaaacctacacacacacacacacacacatttacatatatgtatatatctatgcTATCTGTGCAACTTGACACGTTTCGGTCTGCAAACTGAGGCGTACGGGCGGCTTGTCTGCCCCAATCGTCTGTCTTACTGTACCCGTccgtctgtcagtcagtcagtccgtCCGTTCGACTGGTCATTTTCATCGGAGCGCATTGCGCTATGGGAAGAgctatgaaatgaaattgttaaatgtgCCACATAATCGTGCGCAGTCGCAGCGCGAATCTTAGCCCAGAGACGTGAGgcacataataataacagtactcgctatatatataaacatatgtacatcgGACCTCATGCTCATATTCGTAATAATAATGAGAAAGCTTccacaacaaaatgtataagcttacataaaagcaaataaacaattcaacaaaatgttgataaACTTAACTTGAGATATTAAGATTAAACTTGGGCTCGCAGCTAAAAAGATTATAATTAactatacatttatttaagcatttccTCAAGTCTTTGATTACAAGTTTATTAACAGCGTctgtttaattgcattttaaagattttacaaaaattttacatTACTCATAATAAATTGTCTGCACTGTTTGGCTGTAATTTGAGTTTAGGGAGGGTTGATTGAtgcgaaaagaaaaacatgtTTTTCCAGCTTTGTGCCTagacatatatgtaaatttcaaAAGTTCAATGTAAATTCTTGTTgaacaaaaatttcacttaAGGCGCAGCagttatacataaataaatgtatatgtataaaataaataactgttTGTGTTATTGGCAAAAGTAAATGTTGCAAGAGCTTGGAGTCGCAGAAAAAATGAAAGGCCAATGCGACAGGAGTTGAGGcggctttttatattttgttgttgtttttgggaAAGTAACGCAGGCGACTTGCGCCAAGAGGCGCCGCAGTCGACGTCAGCGGCGCAGTGGAGACTTTTGGAGACAGGCGAGTGTAACTGGAACTGGCGGTGAGTTCAATGTCAATAGCGTGGGCAACAacatacaacaattttttttatttttacttttattaccACTTCCGTACAGTGTGCGAAGCCTAAGAGCACGGCCACACCTAAGccctacaaaaaaaaaaactaagccagcggcaacaaaaaaaaaaagtaaaagcaaaaacaaaaacattgtaCAAAGGAAGAAACAAGAGACAGGGGCAGGAGGAACGACAGTGTACTGCGAAATGGGGTGGAATGTGTTAAACAGATAGAAAGACTGACAAATGTTGGGGCAGCGGCAAAAACGTGAAAAAGGGGGTTGGTGTGGGGGCAAGGGAGGCAGACAAGCAGTCAGGCATATGCTGGAGTTGTTTcaggtgtatgtgtgtgtgcagggTGACAAAATTGTAGtgtaaaaaagcaacaaaaataatacatatatatgtatgtgcatgtgtgtgtacacatacatacattttcgCTGTTTTACataccaaaagcaaacaggCAAAGTGCGTACATTATGCGAGCGGCGATCCATGCGTGGGAAACCGAAAAGGAGACtttggaaaaaaaaacaaccgTATGACgaaagcgacagcagcaggcggcgTTTTTGCTGAGATGTTGACCCCCTCGAATTTTGGGCGTTGTTGTAATATTTGTAACTGTAATCTGCGCGTTTCTTCTTATTTGGCACATACACAAAGCATtaaccgcacacacacagaaattcGCGTTAGATGTGGAAAAATGATAAAACAATAACACAATTGTATAgacagcgtcgtcgtcgtagaCCCCAGcgtctattatttattatgccctcaacaatacacatacactgacacacatttttaaatagaaGAAGAGATACTTTTCTGCTTGCAGCAtatcttttcttttgcttttcacacacacacacacactcactcataCACGCGCACGCATGCACAGagtttaaaacttttgcaatgcGCTTAAGGCGGCAGCGTGCAGCCAAAgcgttgttttatttaatataaagccatttgtttttaactttttgacataatatatgcaatatattatagcaaaaataacCTTTTTTCTTCGTTTTGATTAAAGCAACTGCGACACGCACACGCGCTCTCGTTCTTCGGcgtcaaaacaacaacaactcaactgCAGTGTGACCATAAAGTCTTGCCATGGAAATGCCTTTTTTACGGAAATGTACTCAAAAATCCACACTGCGTTTAGGCGCTAAACTAGCAAGTGTCATCCAGCATCGTTAAAAGTGTAAACAAAGTTGTGTGAAAAATGAATCCGCtaacaaatatgaaaaatgtgcttaaattaaGCGAACACGAACTTAAAAATCCCAATGGCAAGAGCTGGCATGATATGTACCGCGACTCCGCATGGATATTTGTCGGCGGCTTTCCATACACTCTAACTGAGGGCGATCTAGTGTGCGTGTTTTCCCAGTATGGCGAGGTGGTCAACATAAACCTGGTGCGAGACAGCAAGACGGGCAAGTCCAAGGGATTTTGCTTCATCTGCTTTGAAGATCAACGCTCGACAGTGCTGACAGTGGACAACTTGAATGGCATAAAGATTTTAGATCGCACACTGAGAGTGGATCATGTGAATAACTACAAACCGCCCAAAGATAATGAAAAAACTGATGAGGAGACATTAAGACTCTATATGGAAGGCTGTGCACCAAAGCCGATAATCAAGCCTGCTACAGAGGATAAAGAAAAGAGTGTAAAGCACGAGGAATATAATATCAAGAAAGAAAAGAAGTCCAAGCGTAGCAAAAGTTCCAAGGAAAAGAAGTCGAAAAAACGTAGATATAGTTCGGATTAAAGTATAGTTTAATGAGTTGTGCTTAGCTTATAagaattcaatatttttgtatagtaaaataaaacttaaatctattcgctgctgttggcgctttCATAATCCTGCTCATCATATTCTGAGCTATCTGAGTCGGTACCAAGACCCTCAGCTTCTCTTAATATGCGACGCTTATAACGCTCGTATGCACTCCCTTGACGATCGACATTATAAAAGTCCACATCATCAACAAAATGGCCCGCATCGGTGTCTATAGTATGTACATAAGGATCCTGAAACGTATTGTGATCCTCATCATCACTGGAGCCACTGACAAATTCATCCTCTTCATCATctacaaaaattcaataaaaaaaatgttagtcATCATTGTATTGCCAAACAATCTTGGTAGTCTTaccaaacataaatttattcatttgtcGACACAGCTCATCATCCGAGCCCATGGCACCCGCATCATCATCGTCTGGATAATCGTTGGCATAGTAGTTCTCCTGATTTGAATCCTCTGAATCGTAATCTTCATCCTGATCATTGTAACAATCTTCCAGTATGATTTCGTCCATAGCAACCAAACTATAAATAAGATTTGATTTAAGAACgctatgtttatttatttatagaattatttattcaagctACGCATTTAGTTGTAACTTAGCTCTAACAGAAAATTCGTGGAATGACTTAAATAtaatgtgtaaaaaaaaactgaaaactctcaactggcaacaaaaagggtaaacatttgtttataaatattttaacgtGTCGCTGTgcgtgtgttagtgtgtgtgtatgcggtgcaaaaggcaaacaacataaactaaaaactaattaagttGCGTTTGGCTTTCTGGAGGAACTATGCCCAgtgtatttttagtttagttttgttctctttgaattttgattatttgctGGCTTAATTATTGGTGCGGGCAGTATTCGCTGATCACATCGTTGTAGTTGTCAAGTAGTCgtagttgttgttcttgttgttgttgtgctacCAGTAGCAGTTGTTGTAGTAATTAAACGGATAATATAACCTTATGTAGAGAATCAGACGAATTGCATTACAAATCATTTGTGTTAATTTCAGTTACAGTGAACGCTTGCTgaagtcaataataataattttacaataactATAACCTAAagtcaatattttttaaagatcctttttttatatcaataagtttttatcttttatagtttagtttagaaATCTATACAAAGTTATGTTACGTACATTATTAGAAATTATACTAAAAGCCAATCTTTTGCCGATTATTCTTGAAGCTAATACTTCTTTGGTGTTACTTAACGAGCGTTCactgtataaaataatttaaatacttaaaaaacacataatttatgcatatgttgATGTAAGGACTTTGACGCATGAGTTtaccaccacacacacacacattacgcatacgccgcatggcTCCGagcacaacacaacacacacacacacacatacacatatacaaaagCCCTAAGTGTAATTTAGCTGTAGCTACATGTAATAGTTGGTGATGTTAAGGACTGGCTGTTCTGCTTCAATATGTAGAACGAACCTTAGATAATTGTCATCCATTAGGTCAACATAGGCCGCTTGTGTTTCATTCTCAGGCACATACAGATCATAGACATAGCCAATATCCGAATCGGCAGGCTGTTGAtcatgtggctgctgcagtgTTTGTGGCTCTGTTTGTGCTTGATGTGATGCTTCTATATCCACTATTGTTATCTTTTGCTCTGACGCtggcgcgctgctgctgcccgctgcCTGCGCTTCAGTCTCTGCTGACGACTCATCTGTCAGCGTTGTGCGCAGGCAGTTGACTACGCGATAACGTTGTTCGCGAGCACTTTGTTGCGCTTCCTGGCGCTGTTTTTCCCGCCTCTGGGCGGTTGCTATTGCCGGATCGTTAGTTTGACGTACCAGCTCCTTGGCCGCAGCTTTGTTAAGACGCGCCGCAGCAAATTGCTTGGTGGCGCCATTGTCCTAATAAACAGCatataaataagctaaagCACACACCATTAAATAGATTTGCTCACCTGTTTATCTAGCGTGCCTGCAAATTTCAGCAGCACTTGATTAACATCCTTTTCTTTGTTTGCTCCAGACGCATTTTCATCATTCTCATCGTTTTCGAGTCGCCGACGCTTGCCGTTTAAGACAAACGCTGACTGCGGTGCTGGATCTTCGTCAATGCGACGTTTTATGCGTACCACGACCGGCATTTTAGttgtttaatacaatttaaaaacacaaaaatatagcTACGCGTGTTTTCGCATAATCTATAACAGTAAAAGTATCGAACAACTATTTCATGCTTCGATAAATGCTGCCAAGGCTGCCAGACTGTCGGTTTCATTCCAGTTGGCGcccaatttttaattgttaatggaACGGTGTACTTTCTTAGAAGTCCTTTCAAATTGctaaattcatattttgttatattacgcatataatataaaactaaataaattcatattaatatGCTATTATGTGGTTATTATAACATATATCGGCTAGCTTGCGGCCAAATATATCGGGCTTATGCTGAAATCAAATGAACGGACGTccattaacaaatattaagtaaCAAAACacagttttataaaataaattattaaaataaatttaatttgagcgTGCGCGCACTTGTTAGCTATATTTATCGGCTTTTTTATAACCGATAGCGATTTATTGCCGAATTACAGTTCAGTGTCAATAAGCAAACGAAGAGAACGCGATGCGCAAAAAAGTAAGCAATGGAAACTCTGCGCCGACTTAAACAATTTGCCGAGTGCGTGCTAACGGTATTTTGAAAACATGTAGTTGGTTTTGGTAAGCGGCAGCGTACAGATTGCCGGCAGCTGCAGTACGCGCGCGGGTGCTAAAATTACGTACGCCAAAATTTACGTGAGGCTTGCCAGGCCAAAGTGCGAAAGCGGCCCAAGCGGAGGCTGAAttagtgtttgtgtgtgtgtgcgtgaacGCGTGGGTGAGCGTTgtgatttgttgttttaatcaacagcataaatgcaataattctTTAAAGTGGCAGTtgcccaaaaatataaaagtgaaGTGCAGAGCTGCgtacacaaatacatgcatatgttttttttgttgttctttcaTTGTCTCGCGCGCGCGCGCCAAATTAACGCTTGTAtgcggcttttgttgttgtgcgcttAAATGATTTACAGTTTGATTGCTATCCACGCATTCCgcaattatgttttaattggCGCTAAATGGTTTTACATGTGCACACACAAGGGATTAGCTGCTTTACTAGCTGACAGGTGAGTGTCTAcctaaaatatatgtatgtgtgtgtgtggcatgtgtgtgcgtgcttgtgtttactttaatttacacCTGCGGcatggctgctgcttcattgTCTTCTGCTACTGTCAGCGTAAATTGAATTCTGCGCGGCATGTAGTAATCTTTTTGGCAGTGGCAAggactataaaaatatttacgagTAAATATTACATGCTTACAGCATTTCAgccaaaagctaaacaaacatatgtttGCTGGCAAGGGGGCGGCTGCTGCGGGTTAGAATGCTGGGCGGGCGGGTgatgctattttatttatgaggcAGGCCACGCGAGCGGCTCAAAAAATTCGTGCCACGTAATGAATCATTGCGTAGCACTggtaaaaatttaatgcctGCACATATTTTCGTATAAATTATGACCTATAAGCTAAATATGCTGCTCTGTGTTTAAGAGCAGCTTTGTTTTACTTTATCAACTTTAACTGTAatctgcaattaatttcatttaattttcacatACTTTTTGCTCTCTTGCTACAGGCGCCAACGCCATTTTGGTAATGCCCACGGAGAGCGTCCTGGTACAcgtgtgtgttgttgtggGGGTGATGCGCTGTGACGCACGTTGTGGCATATACAGCGAATGCGTTTGgcataataatgaaataataatgTCGCCTTTTGTGTTGTGAGGTGTCTCGTGCGCCTCTTGTGGCAATAAATTAATGGGCTTGCTACATAAAAATGGCAGCGCCTGTCGATGCTTTTTTCATCTACTttccttttttgtttgcttactcaCATGAGCTTGAAAGTCCTCCCAAAAagattaacataaatattttctctGTTTCACGCTGCTGTGTCCTTAACGCAAAATGATGAGCAAAAGATCTGAGCTGATAAAATGCTAATCATAAGAACAATGTTTCGCCATCGCGACAACATACGCGAcaccggctgctgctgtcctcttgccacgccccccacCCCCATACAAActtactttcttttttttttgtgtattttggtGGTAGCAAAGTTTTCCGCTTTCTCCACTTAAACAAGTTTAACAAGCTGCTTCAAAGCTCTTAAAACAAGTGGATATTATGATTATATTATGAACTTTGGTTAgggcatatatatttatataaattattcaacgctaaaaaaataatttttttatttattacaaatgaATGTATGAATTtctgttattttattaacaacttattaacaacaaagtgcaagctttattttattgtttctaAATGTtagcttacattttaaaaaatatttttttttaataaatttagctctATTAATGTAAGTGTATCAAAGCCTTCGACATAGCCAACATATCCTgccttagttttttttttactgcgtTGCCTTGTAACATTTTTGATTAGctcaaagtttttgctttttggctcaGACAAGCTGTGCAgggtgtatctgtgtgtgtgtgtgtgagggggTTGGAggtgttttaatttttgtttaaacttgaCAGCAAAACACCTCGGGCATCCGTTTTGCTCGAGTGTCTCATTGTGGCTTTGACAGCCTTTGTTTTTGGGTTTGGAGGGGAGGAAGCTTTTGGCTACTTAACCGAGAAATTTTTGGTCATGCAAGTGGCAGGATCATATATCCTTGTTAATTTGTCTGAGGGTTGTTGGTCTGTTCATAAATCATtataatgcattttgttttcgaGACAAGTTGTTGTCTCGAGGTCAGCACTGGGTCTGGTCATTTCAATAACGAATTCATCATCGTTATTTAcattattacttttttataaGGTGGtgaagatgatgatgaagcACAATGTGgggcataaataaaagttgaatttTTTGATAGGCAtgctaaaaaaatgtttaaatattaattctcTATTAAATGTTGAATGGCGCcacaactttaacctgtccacattgttaatatatatggtatatgtTTTACTAATTACAACGTCAAATTTataatacttttaaatataaaaactgaacatattcatttaaaaacctaacaagaaattttaaaatattattttacattatgtaaattaattagtaaaattattttcggCAAAATGTTCTAGTAAATTgctatttaagcaaatagttCTAGTTATTTTTATGAGCTTAAATTAGtagcacaattaaatttaaaaaatatgttctTATGTTGGGTAAATAAatccaataaaatatttaataatttaataagtcaACTTAAAGCaatatgaacaaaaaaaaattattaaaaatataaaataagcaaatttcgtagcaaaaaaaaaactaaatttgctacgaaatttgcttattttatatttttagcaaataaaaaactaaatttgctacgaaatttgcttattttatatttttattaatttgttttgtgctttctccattaattaaatttttgcagtGTATCTTAGAGTGATTACGCAGAGTgatttatgctatatatatatccacacacaatcacacacaaGACTGCTAGCAGTACAGCCATCCCGCCATCATTTGGTTACTTTAACTCAACGAGCAAATTGTATATCAGGGAGTCGATACTATAGCCATGCTTCACTACTACTCTTTGTGCTGCTTTGGGCTGCAGCTGTCCTTAATCTCTAATGGTCACTGCAGTGagattaattttactttttgtatttttcacgtacaacaatttttggttTAGGTGTctgctcaattatttattaaagtcgaTAGCTCAAACTAAGGGAGTGTAGTTGGatttttgtgcagcagcaacacgtcaattacaaaagcaaatagagcatgtcacacacacagacacacatacacagagacgcatttttgtctgtctgtccaacTGCTACCCCCCACCCGCTCTTGTGCTTGTATTGCAgcccttgctgctgctgctggtgccaaCGCATTTCCACTTTCACCAACccccaataacaacaacaacaacaatggcaaaaaCTTTGGTTGCATTTCATTGCAGAGCAGCAACCCCCACAGTTCAGTTGGTATCAGTTCAAACAGCCCCTCGACTCCTCGACCGCTCTCTAAtatcattttgcaatttgcacttGGCAAATAAAGGAGTGATGCTGCAGGCAGATAAAAACGTTTCCTCTCCTTTGTTCTAGCCTCAAGCCAAATCGCAGCTTGGCTacaatgtattttatttttgcaaaagcGTTTACAACTCAATGGCCCGACCAAGGGCACATAACATGCTGCCCCAAGCCGAGTGTGTGTGCCCCATGCGCTTACCGCacattgttaaataaattatcgCCTACATCGTTATTACATCGATCTATTGCTAGCTTCAGTTAGAGCGCAGCTCTTTGCAGTCTGTCCAGAAATGTTTCAAATcgatttaaagtttaatattttggcaCATTACTTGAataatatgtttttttattattaaaaaaataagagcAACTGCTGCGGCTATTCAGCAGTTGAGGCATTTATTctttgaattataaaatttacaaaagttCGTTTTTATCCTATTAACACTAATGATAATTATAACTACGATAATTTGTAATTGATCTCAATTTTGCCATGCTAGCTCACTTGATAGTTTGTTATGCAAACTGTTAAcacaa
Proteins encoded in this region:
- the LOC108597169 gene encoding RNA-binding motif protein, X-linked 2, with product MNPLTNMKNVLKLSEHELKNPNGKSWHDMYRDSAWIFVGGFPYTLTEGDLVCVFSQYGEVVNINLVRDSKTGKSKGFCFICFEDQRSTVLTVDNLNGIKILDRTLRVDHVNNYKPPKDNEKTDEETLRLYMEGCAPKPIIKPATEDKEKSVKHEEYNIKKEKKSKRSKSSKEKKSKKRRYSSD
- the LOC108597155 gene encoding probable RNA polymerase II nuclear localization protein SLC7A6OS isoform X1: MPVVVRIKRRIDEDPAPQSAFVLNGKRRRLENDENDENASGANKEKDVNQVLLKFAGTLDKQDNGATKQFAAARLNKAAAKELVRQTNDPAIATAQRREKQRQEAQQSAREQRYRVVNCLRTTLTDESSAETEAQAAGSSSAPASEQKITIVDIEASHQAQTEPQTLQQPHDQQPADSDIGYVYDLYVPENETQAAYVDLMDDNYLSLVAMDEIILEDCYNDQDEDYDSEDSNQENYYANDYPDDDDAGAMGSDDELCRQMNKFMFDDEEDEFVSGSSDDEDHNTFQDPYVHTIDTDAGHFVDDVDFYNVDRQGSAYERYKRRILREAEGLGTDSDSSEYDEQDYESANSSE
- the LOC108597155 gene encoding uncharacterized protein LOC108597155 isoform X2, coding for MPVVVRIKRRIDEDPAPQSAFVLNGKRRRLENDENDENASGANKEKDVNQVLLKFAGTLDKQDNGATKQFAAARLNKAAAKELVRQTNDPAIATAQRREKQRQEAQQSAREQRYRVVNCLRTTLTDESSAETEAQAAGSSSAPASEQKITIVDIEASHQAQTEPQTLQQPHDQQPADSDIGYVYDLYVPENETQAAYVDLMDDNYLRLYYPFNYYNNCYW